Proteins encoded within one genomic window of Triticum aestivum cultivar Chinese Spring chromosome 2D, IWGSC CS RefSeq v2.1, whole genome shotgun sequence:
- the LOC123054045 gene encoding uncharacterized protein isoform X1: protein MEYLTYLVSKGKGKVAAITIGRPALMPGVRDSTMHHSVVEEEGKPSKELPVETLNTVKRKRQSTYVQNAESRTTSGKEKVVAITTCEPALKSRVRDSTTHPQKVQKEKNGRKNGSKKMKLVEEEGKPSKELPVETLNIVKRKRKSSNVQNAESRTASELHGVVWPTHIMERPDSEFKEKLMRLLRKPFSQGECDTLLDKATTRPPATMKRQTRGGVKYYNSEHERQPSYFDGHPDLAKQVRVESASKPNQLALLRGFFFWMENIAHHDQFRPWRDDFKQYKVTMVEIE, encoded by the exons ATGGAGTACTTAACATACCTTGTCTCA aaggggaaggggaaggtGGCGGCGATCACCATAGGTAGACCTGCGCTGATGCCTGGTGTGCGCGATTCCACTATGCATCACTCAGTGGTGGAGGAAGAAGGGAAGCCGTCGAAGGAGCTGCCTGTGGAAACACTGAATACTGTGAAGAGGAAAAGGCAATCAACTTATGTCCAAAATGCCGAGTCTCGCACTACTTCG gggaaggagaaggtgGTGGCGATCACCACGTGTGAGCCTGCGCTGAAATCTCGTGTGCGCGATTCCACTACGCATCCGCAAAAG GTTCAGAAGGAGAAGAATGGACGCAAAAATGGTTCTAAGAAGATGAAGTTGGTGGAGGAAGAAGGGAAGCCGTCGAAGGAGCTGCCTGTGGAAACACTGAATATTGTGAAGAGGAAAAGGAAATCAAGTAATGTACAAAATGCCGAGTCTCGTACTGCTTCG GAATTACATGGTGTTGTATGGCCAACCCATATCATGGAGAGGCCAGATTCTGAATTCAAGGAAAAGTTGATGCGTCTTCTCCGCAAACCATTTAGCCAGGGAGAATGTGATACGCTGCTTGACAAGGCTACGACTCGCCCTCCGGCAACAATGAAAAGGCAAACACGCGGTGGCGTGAAGTACTACAACTCTGAACATGAAAGGCAACCATCATATTTTGATGGTCACCCAG ATCTTGCGAAACAAGTACGTGTAGAAAGCGCCAGCAAACCCAACCAGTTAGCTCTgttgcgtggatttttcttctggaTGGAG AATATTGCGCATCACGACCAATTCAGGCCATGGAGAGATGATTTCAAACAGTACAAAGTTACTATGGTAGAAATAGAATGA
- the LOC123054045 gene encoding uncharacterized protein isoform X2: protein MEYLTYLVSGKGKVAAITIGRPALMPGVRDSTMHHSVVEEEGKPSKELPVETLNTVKRKRQSTYVQNAESRTTSGKEKVVAITTCEPALKSRVRDSTTHPQKVQKEKNGRKNGSKKMKLVEEEGKPSKELPVETLNIVKRKRKSSNVQNAESRTASELHGVVWPTHIMERPDSEFKEKLMRLLRKPFSQGECDTLLDKATTRPPATMKRQTRGGVKYYNSEHERQPSYFDGHPDLAKQVRVESASKPNQLALLRGFFFWMENIAHHDQFRPWRDDFKQYKVTMVEIE from the exons ATGGAGTACTTAACATACCTTGTCTCA gggaaggggaaggtGGCGGCGATCACCATAGGTAGACCTGCGCTGATGCCTGGTGTGCGCGATTCCACTATGCATCACTCAGTGGTGGAGGAAGAAGGGAAGCCGTCGAAGGAGCTGCCTGTGGAAACACTGAATACTGTGAAGAGGAAAAGGCAATCAACTTATGTCCAAAATGCCGAGTCTCGCACTACTTCG gggaaggagaaggtgGTGGCGATCACCACGTGTGAGCCTGCGCTGAAATCTCGTGTGCGCGATTCCACTACGCATCCGCAAAAG GTTCAGAAGGAGAAGAATGGACGCAAAAATGGTTCTAAGAAGATGAAGTTGGTGGAGGAAGAAGGGAAGCCGTCGAAGGAGCTGCCTGTGGAAACACTGAATATTGTGAAGAGGAAAAGGAAATCAAGTAATGTACAAAATGCCGAGTCTCGTACTGCTTCG GAATTACATGGTGTTGTATGGCCAACCCATATCATGGAGAGGCCAGATTCTGAATTCAAGGAAAAGTTGATGCGTCTTCTCCGCAAACCATTTAGCCAGGGAGAATGTGATACGCTGCTTGACAAGGCTACGACTCGCCCTCCGGCAACAATGAAAAGGCAAACACGCGGTGGCGTGAAGTACTACAACTCTGAACATGAAAGGCAACCATCATATTTTGATGGTCACCCAG ATCTTGCGAAACAAGTACGTGTAGAAAGCGCCAGCAAACCCAACCAGTTAGCTCTgttgcgtggatttttcttctggaTGGAG AATATTGCGCATCACGACCAATTCAGGCCATGGAGAGATGATTTCAAACAGTACAAAGTTACTATGGTAGAAATAGAATGA
- the LOC123054045 gene encoding uncharacterized protein isoform X3, whose protein sequence is MPGVRDSTMHHSVVEEEGKPSKELPVETLNTVKRKRQSTYVQNAESRTTSGKEKVVAITTCEPALKSRVRDSTTHPQKVQKEKNGRKNGSKKMKLVEEEGKPSKELPVETLNIVKRKRKSSNVQNAESRTASELHGVVWPTHIMERPDSEFKEKLMRLLRKPFSQGECDTLLDKATTRPPATMKRQTRGGVKYYNSEHERQPSYFDGHPDLAKQVRVESASKPNQLALLRGFFFWMENIAHHDQFRPWRDDFKQYKVTMVEIE, encoded by the exons ATGCCTGGTGTGCGCGATTCCACTATGCATCACTCAGTGGTGGAGGAAGAAGGGAAGCCGTCGAAGGAGCTGCCTGTGGAAACACTGAATACTGTGAAGAGGAAAAGGCAATCAACTTATGTCCAAAATGCCGAGTCTCGCACTACTTCG gggaaggagaaggtgGTGGCGATCACCACGTGTGAGCCTGCGCTGAAATCTCGTGTGCGCGATTCCACTACGCATCCGCAAAAG GTTCAGAAGGAGAAGAATGGACGCAAAAATGGTTCTAAGAAGATGAAGTTGGTGGAGGAAGAAGGGAAGCCGTCGAAGGAGCTGCCTGTGGAAACACTGAATATTGTGAAGAGGAAAAGGAAATCAAGTAATGTACAAAATGCCGAGTCTCGTACTGCTTCG GAATTACATGGTGTTGTATGGCCAACCCATATCATGGAGAGGCCAGATTCTGAATTCAAGGAAAAGTTGATGCGTCTTCTCCGCAAACCATTTAGCCAGGGAGAATGTGATACGCTGCTTGACAAGGCTACGACTCGCCCTCCGGCAACAATGAAAAGGCAAACACGCGGTGGCGTGAAGTACTACAACTCTGAACATGAAAGGCAACCATCATATTTTGATGGTCACCCAG ATCTTGCGAAACAAGTACGTGTAGAAAGCGCCAGCAAACCCAACCAGTTAGCTCTgttgcgtggatttttcttctggaTGGAG AATATTGCGCATCACGACCAATTCAGGCCATGGAGAGATGATTTCAAACAGTACAAAGTTACTATGGTAGAAATAGAATGA